The following are encoded together in the Rhizoctonia solani chromosome 10, complete sequence genome:
- a CDS encoding Magnesium transporter NIPA, producing the protein MVEDKWIGLALACSSSLAIGTSFIITKKGLNDAARRGPTSQSASDNLSYLKNPIWWAGMTTLIVGEVANFAAYTFAPPILVTPLGALSVLIGAVLASILLHEELGHIGRVGCALCLLGSIIIVLHAPEDKEIQTVDEILQYALQPGFLMYILLVTVWSLFAIYRLVPLYGKKTPLVYISICSLVGSVSVMAIKGFGVAVKLTLAGNNQLTHPSTWVFGIVVGSCIAVQMNYFNKALDTFSTNVVNPMYYVGFSTATILASALLFRGFNTTDPTNTVSLITGFIVTFLGVHLLNASRQQQQQTHSGSLDEEDVAWANPPASAGGHTRRSSSLYRFDPEIIRSEANGVPLEEVREESDEEGDERTRLHRGGRGHSGSARGSRQGSRDRLGSVRI; encoded by the exons ATGGTCGAGGACAAGTGGATTGGGCTGGCACTGGCATGCTCCAGTTCATTGGCCATTGGAACTAGTTTTATTATAACAAAAAAG GGCTTGAACGATGCTGCGCGACGTGGCCCTACTTCACAGAGTGCTTCAGACAACCTTTCGTATCTCAAAAACCCTATATGGTGGGCAGGGATGACTACTC TGATCGTCGGGGAAG TTGCGAATTTTGCTGCTTACACATTTGCTCCACCAATCCTTGTCACTCCCCTTGGTGCTCTTAGCGTACTCATCGG TGCTGTCCTTGCTTCAATTCTGCTACATGAGGAGCTCGGTCATATAGGGCGTGTTGGATGTGCCTTATGTCTCCTAGGCTCCATTATCATCGTTCTTCATGCCCCAGAGGACAAGGAGATTCAAACGGTTGATGAAATATTACAGTATGCTCTTCAGCCAG GATTTTTAATGTACATTTTACTGGTCACCGTGTGGTCTCTCTTCGCAATCTACCGCCTGGTTCCCCTCTACGGCAAAAAGACCCCCCTAGTGTATATTTCCATTTGCTCTCTCGTCGGTTCAGTGAGCGTGATGGCCATCAAAGGGTTCGGCGTTGCTGTCAAACTCACCCTTGCTGGGAACAACCAACTCACACACCCGAGCACCTGGGTGTTTGGCATCGTTGTTGGGTCGTGCATCGCTGTGCAGATGAATTACTTTAACAAGGCGTTGGATACGTTTTCCACCAACGT GGTAAATCCAATGTACTATGTTGGTTTTTCAACTGCCACAATCCTGGCCTCGGCACTCCTCTTCAGAGGATTCAACACAACCGATCCAACCAACACGGTCTCCCTCATCACCGGATTTATAGTCACCTTCCTGGGCGTTCATCTGCTCAACGCGTCGCgccaacagcaacaacaaactcATTCCGGTTCGCTAGACGAAGAGGACGTTGCATGGGCTAATCCACCAGCAAGTGCAGGCGGCCACACGAGACGGAGCAGCAGCCTTTACCGGTTCGATCCCGAAATTATTCGATCAGAAGCGAACGGCGTACCTCTGGAGGAAGTGAGAGAAGAGAGCGACGAGGAAGGGGACGAGAGGACCAGGTTGCATCGAGGTGGACGTGGGCACAGTGGGAGTGCTCGTGGGAGTAGGCAAGGCAGCAGAGACCGGCTAGGCAGTGTCAGGATATGA
- a CDS encoding glycosyltransferase family 1 protein: MVNAPLKHVIFVPGPPWGHLRPGMKTALRLVEKFQDLFISLFVYQTELHKAVKYLDAQPPVYTRRIRLVTEPTDGPSAASGQMVEMIASLEVSFGSWIVKETQQATVVQVDGRPINPPSVIIEDLFTGGWDWRAGRRIIYRLWDGGSCRLDRSILTTTNFAGEVGALQDSSQHETLPGENQAPEDARDQLVSVPGLPPYYSWESYTQDVPGIDSLAVYLIARWKNMIKYIDTVFFCTTFETEPLVATALPHAFGKPLRAYCVGPSVDLVPPHEPDPKSPVTQFLDRAYAENGAHSVIYISFGTLFFPLPSSMPHLMAALDEIPKAGFKFVFALSSKSATLDKSWMDAHVEAGNAVFPEWANQTAVLEHPAIHYFLSHGGWNSSTEAIVRGVPMIFWPMTADQPMNAIQIASVHDCGFELLQVRTGAARSTAYRSGSEVEIVGTEDAVRDEMKQILKMSKGTRGKHQRMNVRMLGKVVTDSLGPGGSGDIALEKFGREIGLA; the protein is encoded by the exons ATGGTCAATGCTCCTTTGAAGCATGTTATATTCGTTCCTGGTCCTCCATGGG GTCACCTGCGTCCGGGCATGAAGACTGCACTTCGTCTGGTCGAGAAGTTCCAGGACCTGTTCATCT CGCTGTTTGTGTACCAGACAGAGCTACACAAAGCCGTCAAGTACCTTGACGCTCAACCTCCGGTATACACGAGACGGATCAGGCTTGTGACTGAGCCTACCGATGGCCCTTCAGCGGCCTCTGGCCAAATGGTGGAAATGATCGCGTCCCTGGAGGTGTCGTTCGGGTCGTGGATAGTCAAAGAGACGCAGCAAGCGACTGTTGTACAAGTCGATGGACGACCAATAAACCCACCCAGCGTCATCATAGAGGACCTGTTTACAGGCGGCTGGGACTGGCGCGCAGGGAGGCGCATAATCTACCGGTTGTGGGATGGTGGCTCATGCCGGCTGGATCGCTC GATCCTCACAACTACGAATTTTGCCGGAGAGGTAGGAGCCTTGCAGGATTCATCTCAACACGAGACGTTGCCTGGAGAAAATCAAGCTCCTGAG GATGCCCGTGACCAACTAGTCAGCGTCCCAGGACTCCCACCTTACTACTCATGGGAATCCTACACTCAAGATGTTCCGGGCATTGATTCACTTGCAGTATATCTAATTGCGCGATGGAAGAACATGATCAAATACATAGACACTGTTTTCTTCTGTACAACTTTCGAGACG GAACCTCTGGTCGCCACTGCTCTCCCACATGCCTTCGGAAAGCCCCTCAGAGCCTATTGCGTCGGTCCTTCTGTTGACCTTGTACCGCCTCACGAACCCGATCCCAAGTCGCCTGTCACCCAGTTCCTTGACCGCGCATATGCAGAAAACGGCGCACACTCGGTCATATACATTTCGTTTGGAACCTTATTCTTCCCCCTTCCGAGTTCGATGCCCCATCTGATGGCTGCTCTGGACGAGATCCCCAAGGCCGGGTTCAAGTTCGTGTTTGCACTGTCGTCGAAGAGCGCAACGCTTGACAAGTCGTGGATGGATGCACATGTCGAGGCGGGCAATGCGGTGTTCCCCGAGTGGGCGAACCAAACTGCGGTTCTAGAGCACCCT GCAATTCACTACTTTTTGTCTCATGGTGGGTGGAACTCGTCGACCGAGGCGATTGTACGTGGCGTCCCGATGATTTTCTGGCCGATGACG GCTGATCAACCTATGAACGCTATACAAATTGCCTCTGTACATGACTGCGGCTTCGAGCTTCTGCAAGTGCGGACAGGAGCTGCCAGATCTACAGCCTACCGGAGCGGCTCCGAGGTCGAGATTGTGGGGACGGAGGATGCGGTACGCGATGAGATGAAGCAGATACTGAAGATGAGCAAAGGGACGCGAGGCAAGCATCAACGGATGAATGTGCGCATGCTGGGGAAGGTTGTTACTGACTCGCTCGGACctggtggaagtggggacaTAGCGTTGGAGAAGTTCGGTCGGGAGATAGGCCTTGCGTGA